The genomic stretch CCTGGCGCTTACCACCACTTCCTGCAGGCTGCTTTCGTCCGTCAGCTGGATACTGATGCTGATATTGGAATCCAGCCTGACAGGGACCAGCTCCTGTTTATAGCCCACATAGGAGAAGCGCAGGGTATAGTTGCCTTTAGGCAGGGAAAGAGAATAAAAGCCATACTCATTGGTGATGATACCTACGCTGGGCTTTTCCACAATGACCACGCTGACCCCTATAAGCGATTCTCCGGAGGATCTTTGTTTGACCGTGCCGCTGACGGTGTATTTTGATTGCGCCAGCGACAGGGCTGTACTGAACAGGAGAAGCAGGCTTATTACAATTTCTTTCTTACGCATAATCGTGCATTGGATTATTTGGTTTGTGAAGAGCGGTTTGCATTCGTGGATCATTGGAATGACCACGATACAAATGTGGGTTCAAAAAAAGCCTCCTGAAAATTTATGAGAAGAAGGGAAAGAGTTATGCGAAGAATGCAAAAGGCGTGTGCAGCAGGGCTGTTAGCGGATTGTTAAGAAGAGAAGCGATTGAAAAAATCATCCGCATAGGTTCGTCCAACAGGAAATTCTTTATCACCAATAAAAATGGTGTTGCCCCTTACGGCTTCAATCTTGCTGAAGGGCAGGATAAAACTGCGGTGTACCCGGATGAAGTCGTCAGATTGAAGCTTTTCCATCATGTCTTTCATGGGCATGCGGGCAATGATCGTTTTCCGGTCTTTGATATGGATCTTGAGGTAATCCGCCAGTCCTTCAATGTAAAGGATATCGGCCAGCGGGATCTTTACCAGGCTGAAATCGGCCCGGATAAACAGGTTCTTATCCGGTTCCTGGTCTTTTTTATTGATATAGTCAAAGTATTCCCGGGCCTTGGTAATAGCCTGGGTGAAACGTTTCTGGTTGATGGGCTTCAGTAAATAATCAATGGCGTTCAGTTCATAACTGACGGCTGCGTATTCACTGAAGGCCGTGGTAAAGATCACCATGGTTTTCTGCTGCAATGCCTTTACCAGGCTGATGCCGGTCATGGCAGGCATATGGATATCGCAAAAGATCAGGTCGGCCGGGAATTTCCTTAAATGTTTGAGCGCTTCGCTGGGTTGGGTGAATGTTTTTTCCAGGTGGATGCTGTCGCTTTTGTCGCAGAGCGATTGGATCACTTTTAGCGCCAGTGGTTCATCATCTATGGCAATAGCGTTGATCATTGCAGGTTGATATACAAAGAAACAAAAAAATCCTTTCCGGATTCATTGATGACCAGTAAATGGTTGGAGGGATAGATCAGGTCCAGCCGCCGCTTGGTATTGATAATGCCCAACCCGCTTCTTTCAGAGGTATCCTGCTGGACATTCACTTTGTTATTGGCTACGCTTAGCTGGAATTCCGATTTGTTGATGCTGATATCAATTTTGATATGGCTTTTCTGTTCGGAATTGACACCGTGTTTGAAGGCGTTCTCAATAAAGGGTACCAGCAGCATGGGCGCAATACGCAGGGCCGGGATATTTTCCGGGCAATTGTATTCCAGCCTGACACGCCTGTCCAGACGGACCTTCTGCAGTTCTATATAATTGCTGATATAGTTTATCTCATCTTCCAGGAATACATAATCCTGCTGTGTGTCCTTCATGGTGTAGCGCATCATTTCCGATAGTTTATCTACCATATCGGCAGCCTTGGGAGAAGTGTCGATAGCGGTAGCGTAGATATTGTTGAGGGTATTGAACAGGAAATGCGGGTTAATCTGGGATTTTAGGGAGGCTATCTGGGCCGACAGCTTTTCGCTTTCAGTTTGTTTCAGCCTGTTGTAGATGGTCCATAAAATGGAGGAGATAATGGACAGCAGCCATAACAACAGGGCGTTGACAATAATGACCGGGATTATTTTTTCAATAATGGGATCCGTTTCCGGGAGGCTGCCGGGGGTATAGGCGGAGAAAAAGAAGATGATACCGGAAAGTACAAACACCGTAATGATGGCCAGCAGCAGGAAAGAGAAATAATGCCAGTATTTTTTAGGTAGCAGGTACCGGGGGATAAGGATATAATAATTAAAGTAAAAGATGATGATCAGGACACTGCTCAGGGCCAGGCATAGCAGCAGGTATTTTTTGTTGGAGGCTGGGTCCAGGGCATCAAAGATCTGGTCGGTGGAGGCATAGGGGATAACCAGCAACAATACCCAGATCAGGGCGTGTATGGCGATGGTGAAACGTTTTATTTTCATAATCAGACAGAAATAATACGCAAACCAAAGATATGTTTGTCTGGGCTCAAAAAAATTGAGAAAAAGGGGAGGAGTTTGTAGAAGTATGATCCGCCTTTGGACGCCTGATCCGTAACAGCTTTGTCCGGCGCCGGGAAAGGGCGATCTTCCTCACCGGTAGGGTGTAAGGAAAATGTCCGCGGGATCAGTAAATGTGGCGTAAATACTATCAATTTGAGCAGGCAAACAAGTAGCGCAGCTGGCCGATGCCGGCAAGATCAGAATTTATAAGGATTTCTTAAAATAGGGTGATAAAATACCCGGAAGAAAACAATTCTGTAATATGCGGCCGGCAGTAAAAGCTGCCTGAACAATCCTGAAACCTGTTCCCGGAATGCACTATTCCAGGGGCAGCGCCACCAAACCTTCTTCCATGAGATCCTTTATACTCTCTATTTCTCTTTTTTTTCTGGTCAGTATTAATTTTGCGCAAGAACCCACGCTGGCTGGTCCATCCACTAAAAATGTAGTAAGATCCGCCGGTGAATTTGTCAAAGCCTATCATGCGGGCCAGGCGTCCAACCGGAAACAGGTCAAAGTAGTGTACTTCCATGGCAATGATATGGATCCCCTGCCCAACTGGGAAGGGCGCCTGACCAGGATACTGGATGATATCAGCAGGTTTTATGGGGAAGCGTTCCGGCAATACGGTATCCCTTGTGAAGGGGTGCCTTTTGAAAGATCGGACGATCAATATACCATCCATTTTGTCCGGGGCGATCTGCCTTCCAGGGACTACAATGAGAATTCCGGTAAGGTCATGGAAACAGAGATAGGCCGGAAAACAGCCGGTAAGATTGACCTGACCCGGGATCATGTGCTGGTACTCGCCGGCTTCAGCTACAAAGAAGGGAATAATACCTATATACTGCATTCCCCCTATTATGGTACCGGGAATGGCCAGCGGGGGATCTGCTTTGCGGTCGATTGCCAGGTGCTGGATGCACAGTTGCTGACGGATACGGTGCAACGCATGAAATACAATCATGCCAATGCGCTGAGAGAATGCACCGTGGCGGAATTCAACAGCTGGTTCATTGGCGGCATTGCCCATGAAATGGGCCATATGTTTGGACTGCCCCATGATTTTGGCAATGCTTCCGAACTGCGTACTGCTGAAATATCCCTGATGGGCCAGTTCGGCAGCCGGCATTTCAGGGACTATCGCTGGCGTGGTCAACAAAGTGCTGTGATCTCTGCCGCCGGCATCCTGCAACTGCTCAGTCACCCCGTATTTACCCAATCTTCCAAAGAACTGGATCTTGTTCCCCAACCTGCCTACCACTGGTTAAGCCATGAAAAGAACGACAGCGGCGTGGTGATCAGAACCAGTCTGCCGGAGGGCGACTGGCCCTATGCCTGTTATACGATTCACCGTACGGCGGATCTCAATGAATATTTCCAGCAAAGCACCCTTCACCCGCTGGACACCGGCAGGAACCTGACCTTCCGCCTGGGTAAATTACAGCATGGCGTTCACCTGTTAGGGATCGTTTCCTTATACCCCAATGGATTTTCGCATACAGACTGGAAATTTTTTATGGTGGGCAGTGACGGCGTCTCCAAAGCCGTCCAGCAGAATATGGATGCGTTTGTGGATGTTCAGGTGTTGCACAACCGGCTGTCAAAAGAAAAGCCCGGCCCCGACAAAGACCTTAAGCTGCAAATCCTGCGTTCTATTCTCCAGCCGGTAGCGGAGCTGGAACCGGCGCTGGCCACGGGCGACCGGCTGTCCCTGGCGGATGCCAGGTGGGAAACGGGGACCGTTGGCTGGGAAAAGCCTATGCGCAATCACTTCACTACTATATGGGAACGCACTTTTTTCCTGCAGAACCAGGGCAAAATATATGAGAAGGGACTCTATGCCCATGCCCCTTCAGTATATTCTTTTAAGCTGGCAAAACAATGGCGTCGCTTTACAGCATTGGCTGCCTGCCAGGATGACCTGATAGAAGCAGGCATTGCCAGCTTCACGGTCTGGGGCGATGGCAAACTGCTGTACACCTCGCCGGATCTGACTACCGCCCAGCAGGCGCTGGTAAAAATTGATGTCAGTGAAGTAGATCTGCTTGTCCTGAAAGCAGAAAGTACGTTGCCGGGCAATAATGGCCACTGCTGGTCTGTATGGCTTAACCCATTACTGGAACGGTAATGATTGGCATAACATGCCTTCCTCCTATAACAAACCGGACCTTATAATAATCCCCGCAACCACCTTCCAGGGCTGCGGGGATCTTTAATAGTGCAGCTATGCTTTTACAGCCAGTTCTTTCCGAAGGCTTTTTGCCGCAGCCACCATGGCTTCCAGCGCGGCCTTGGTCTCCGGCCAGCCACGGGTCTTGAGCCCGCAGTCCGGGTTCACCCAAAGCTGTTCCGCAGGGATCACGGCCCGCGCCTTTTCCATGAGCTGTACCATTTCATGGGTTGAAGGCACACGCGGTGAATGGATATCATATACACCCGGCCCAATCTCATTGGGATACCGGAATGCCGCAAAAGCATCCAGTAATTCCATCTGGGACCGGCTGCATTCAATGGTGATGACATCGGCGTCCATGTCCGCTATCTGGTGAATAATATCATTGAACTCTGAATAACACATATGGGTATGGATCTGGGTGCTGTCCTGTACGCCGCTGGCGGCAATCCGGAAGGCACGGACCGCCCAGCTGAGGTAGTTGTCCCAGTATTCTTTGCGCAGCGGCAAGCCCTCGCGGATAGCAGGCTCATCTATCTGGATCACCCTGATGCCGGCATTCTCCAGATCGGTCACTTCATCCCGGATGGCCAGCGCTATCTGGGTACATGTTTCACTGCGCGGCTGATCGTTCCGGACAAAGCTCCATTGCAGGATGGTTACCGGACCGGTGAGCATTCCTTTCACAGGCATACCTGTGAGCGATTGAGCATAGGCGGTCCAGCGGACGGTCATAGGGGCGGGGCGACTAACATCCCCATAAATAATCGGCGGCTTAACACAGCGGCTGCCATAGCTCTGGACCCAACCGTTCTGCGAGAATACAAAGCCCTTCAGCTGTTCGCCAAAATATTCCACCATATCGTTGCGCTCAAACTCACCGTGGACCAGCACGTCAATACCGATCTCCTCCTGCCAGCGGATAGACGTTGCCGTTTCCCGGGCAATCAGCTCATCATATGCTTCCGGGCTCAGCTCGTTCTTTTTCCACCTGGCCCGCCAGCTTCTCACTTCTGCCGTTTGTGGAAAGGAGCCGATGGTAGTAGTGGGGAACAGGGGCAGTTGCAGTGCGGCCTGTTGCAATGGTTTCCTGTCTGCAAATGGACTGGTGCGTGCAGCATCGGCCGGCCTGATGGCCGCCACCCTTGCTTTTACTGCTGCATCATGGATCAGGGAAGATGTTTGCCGGTCCTTATTAGCTGCAATATTTTCCTGAAGCAACTGATTGGCTGCTTCGGAATTCTCCCCCGTCAGCAGTTGCTTCAGCGTTACTACTTCGTGGATCTTTTGCCTGGCAAAGGCCAGCCATTTTTTGATGGCGGGCGTAAGGACGGCTTCGTTCTTTTCCTGGTCCAGGTCGCAGGGAACATGCAGGAGCGAGCAGGAGGGCGCCAGCCAGATCCTTTCCTTGCCCAGCCGGTCGGTCACTTTTTTGATCAGCGCCAGTGATTGTTCAAGATCATTCTTCCAGATATTCCGCCCGTCCACAATGCCGAGCGAGAGGATGGTCCGGGAGTGTTCCATATCGGTTGCCAGTATGTCTTCCAGCTGTGCGGAACAGCGTACCAGGTCCAGGTGCAGCACCTGTACAGGCAGTTTGAGCACCATGGGCAGGTTCTCCCCATAACAATCAAAATAACTGGCCAGGATCAGCTGCAGCTGCGGGAATTGCCGGCTGATCTCCCGGTAGGTCTGTACAAATACTCCTCTTTCTTTTTCAGAAAGGTTCAAGGTCAGGCAGGGTTCATCCAGCTGGATATAGTAAGCGCCGGCGGCTTCTAATTTCCCCAGCACTTCCAGGTAAACGGGCAGCAGCCTGCTGATGAGGTCCAGGCGGTGGAAGCCGCTTTCTTTTTCCTTGCCCAGCAGCAGGAAGGATACAGGTCCCAGCAAAACCGGTTTGGCGTGTATGCCCTGTTGCCTGGCTTCGTTGAACTCATGCAGCACTTTGTTGCTGAAAAGCGTGAATTGCTGGTTGGCGGTGAATTCAGGAACTATATAGTGATAGTTAGTGTCAAACCATTTGGTCATTTCCATGGCGGTGATATCATATCCATCCTGCTGATAACCGCGGGCCATGGCAAAGAGCAGGTCTATATGCGGCAGTTGTTTATCCTGTGCCAGCGCATGATAGCGGGCAGGGATAGCGCCTGCCATCAGGCTGGTGTCCAGTACCTGGTCGTAGAAGGAAAAATCATTACAGGGCACCAGGTCGATCCCTGCCTGTTGCTGCAGCTGCCAGTTGTGCTGCCTGATGGCGCTGCCGGCCTGCATCAGTTGCTGTGCCGTGATCTTGCCGGCCCAGTACTGCTCGGACGCTTTTTTAAGTTCCCTTTGGCTGCCTATCCGCGGGTAGCCGAGGTTGTGTGTTTGCATGTTCAATGCTTTTAAATTGATGATGAATCAGGTTAAAAGCTCTTGCTAAACAGGAATGCTATGGAAGAAAGAAAGGGAGAAGGGAAGATAGGTCCATACGCGTGCAAGCGCCTGCCGGCCTGTTGGGACAGGCGGAGGGAGGACATATCAATTCAACAACCGCTTCTTTCCGCGAAAGCATTGTCAATTACAATAAAGGCAGGTCTCCTGGCTTGTACCATTTTTACCGTCCTTCCCATACTGCCGGAGCAGCACAGTGGACAACAAGGGTAAAAAATTAACGGTTACTTACAGTTGCGGGACAGCTTGCGATTTACACGCAATTCCCTATTAATCCCACTTTTCAGCGGGAACCTTTGCTGTTTGATAGTTGAATAGAAAGAACTTGAGGCTGCAAATTAGGGTATTTGCCAGAATTCCGGAGAAGGATTTAGCGGTACCCCCAGGATCAAAAAAAAGCCCGCAGCAGGTGCGGGCTTGGAAAACTATTATGGACGAACCAATTGAAAACCTTTTGCGGGCGAAGCGCCGGAACAGCCATTTTGGGCGAACCAGTTGCAAGCTTTCATGAGCGTTGTACCAGTACAGGTTTGGGAACGAACCCCTGCGATGCTTAGGCTTCGCAGCTCTTGCAGCTCACCAGGCTGGTCACCATTTCTTTGGACACGCTCTGGCTGCGCTGGTAGTACAGGGTCTTAACACCCAGTTTCCAGGCTTCTATCAGTAATTTGTTCACTTCTTTTACCGGGAGATCGGACGGGATATTGAGGTTCAGGCTCTGGGACTGATCCACGTATTCCTGGCGGATGGAAGCCTGCTGTACAATCTCCAGCTGGCTGATCTCTTTGAAGGTCTTGAACACATCCTTCTCCACTTCATTCAGCTCTTTCAGGTGCTGTACACTGCCATGGTTCAGCATGATGCTGCGCCAGGTATCTTCATTATCGATCCCCTTGTTGATCAGCAGTTCTTTCAGGTACTTATTCTTGCGCATGAAATTGCCCTTGGACAGACCGGCTTTGAAATAGTTGCTGCTGAAGGGTTCAATACCGGGGGAGGATTGACCCAGGATAGCGCTGGAAGAAGTGGTAGGGGCAATAGCCAGCAAGGTGGTATTCCTTCTGCCATATCCTTTCAGCAGATCAGGTTCGCCATAGATCCAGGCCAGGTCTTTACTGGCTTTGATGGCTTTCTCATTAATATCCTTGAAAATGGAGGCGGTCAGCTGTTTGGCGCGCAGCCCTTCAAAGGGGATCATATTTTTCTGGAGATAAGAATGCCAGCCCAGTACGCCCAGGCCCAGGGCCCGGTGCCTTTTGGCAAAACGGTTAGCGGCTTCCAGGTAAAAATTGCCTTCCGTCTTTACAATGAATTCCTGCAAAACTGCATCCAGGAAGAATACGGCCAGTTTCACAGCATTGGTGTCCTTCCACTCGTCATACAGCTCCAGGTTCATGGAGGAGAGGCAGCAGATGAAGGATTCATCAATGGTGGAGGGCAGCATGATCTCCGAACAGAGATTGCTGGCGTGGATGGTCAGGTTCTTGTCTTTGTAGACCTGGGGTTTGTTCCTGTTCACATTATCTGTGAAGAAAATGTAGGGAAGCCCTTTCTGCTGGCGGCTTTCCAGCACTTTGGCCCATACCTGTCTTTTCTTCATATCCCCGTCAATCATATCCTGCATCCAGTAGTCAGGTACACAAACTCCATAGAACAGGTTCTGGATGGGGTGACCAATATCTTTAATGGACAGGAACTCCTCAATATCGCCATGGTCAATATCCATATAAGCGGCAAAAGCCCCTCTTCTGACGCCACCCTGGGAAATAGTGTCCATGGCTGTGTCAAACAGGCGCATGAAACTTACAGCGCCACTGCTTTTCCCGTTGTCGGTCACTGCGCTTCCGCGTTCACGCAAAGCACCGAAGTAAGCGGAAGTGCCGCCACCCAGTTTGGTCTGCATGATCACTTCGCCCAGTTTATGGGTAATGCCCTCAATATGGTCAGGTACATGGACGTTAAAGCAGGAGATGGGCAGGCCTCTTTCTGTGCCCATATTGGCCCAGATAGGAGAGCTGAGGCTCATCCAGCCTCTTTCCACCATTTCCTTGAATGCGTCTTTTAATTCCGGTTTATACAGACGTTGGGCGGCCGCAGAACAGATCCGTTCAATAGCGCCTTCAACGGTTTCACCCTTCAGTAAATAGCCCCTGTTAAGGATTTGCTCGCTTTCCTCATTCTTCCACCATAATTTCTCCTGAGCATATTTCCCGGCAATATCAGGCAGCTGTTCAGCAACAGGATTGGTGGTGGTTTCAAACAATGTAGTCATTCTCAAAAAATTTAACGGGTGGTATAACGCGGTTTCTACAAATCAAAACAAGTCGTGGGCAGAGATGGGCTTGTCGAACTTGGTATATTCAACAGGCCGCTTGGCAAAGAAATCGTCCAGGCTGTTGGAGAATACTTCTTCTTCAAACCAGAGCATGGCGCCGCTTTCCTGTGCGGTTACATGGAAGATAGGATCCAGGCCGATCTGTTGCAGGCTGTCGTCAGCCCTTTTCTTCATGAAATTGGTAAGGTCTTTTTTATTGACGATGTCAATTTCTCCGGCGCCAAAGATCCAGTCCAGCATATGGCTTTCGGTCTCGATGGATCGTTTGACCACCTCTTTTACCTGGGCCAGTGTTTCCGGTGTAAAGATCTCCGGGTATTCTTCTTTTATTTTATTGATCAGGTATATACCGGCGTTGGCATGGATCTGTTCATCCACGGATGTCCAGGCAATGATATTGCTGACATTCTTCATCAGCCCTTTGAACCGGGTAAAGGCCAGGATAATAGCAAACTGGCTGAACAGGCTCACATTCTCTATCAGCAGGCTGAAGAGGATGAGAGATACGGTATATTCCTTTTTGTCGATAGATTTTGTATGGGCCAGGGCCTCAGACAGGTAATTGATACGTTCCTGGATCACGGGTACTTTTACCAGCTGCTCAAATTCATTATTATAACCCAGTACTTCCAGGAGCCGGGAATAGGCTTCTGAGTGCCGGAATTCACATTCTGCAAAAGTAGAACCCAGGCCGTTAAGCTCAGGTTTCGGGAAATGGTTATAGAGGTTGCCCCAGAACGATTTTACCGCTACTTCCACCTGGGCAATGGACAGCAGGCTGTTCTTTATCGCATTCTGTTCTGCGGGCGTCAGGTGCGCATGGAAGTCCTGGAAGTCTGCGGTGAAATCCACTTCAGAGTGAACCCAGAAAGATTTATTAATAGCAGCCGTATACTGTAATACCTCAGGATATTCAAATGGTTTGTACTGAACCCGTTTGTCAAATAAGCCCATATCTTTTTATAGTTTCATTAGTTGTTGAGACACCCCTACGGATCAAAAATCTGATTATTGATCTCTTACAATCGAACCTATGTAAATGGAGATTTTCCGTTAAGTGGTAAGATAAAGGTCATGATTATTTCATTTTGGAGAAGGGAAAGAAATTAACAGGCTGTGTATAATTGTACTACCCATTTTGCTGAACAAAAGAGAAATATACCCAATGGTGGCTGCAGGCCTGTTCCCGTTAATGAATAGCAGAAGCCTGCCGGAAACAGGCGGCAGTAGGGGGGAATAACAGCAGCCAAATAACTTTCATTACTTTAAGTAATGGTTATATGACTTTCATTATGAGCTTTTTATGTTTTATGGACGAGCCAGGGGCGAGCAATACTTTACTCTGCCCGAAGGCTTTTAACGGGATTGGCCAGGGCTGCTTTGATGGCTTTTATACCGATGGTCAGGAAGGCGATGCTGAATGTCAGTAATGCAGCCAGCCCGAATATCCACCAGCTCAGCTTGGTTTTATAGGCAAAATCCTGTAACCACTGGTCCATGACCCAGTATCCTAAAGGAATGGCGATAAGGGTAGCGATAATGACCGGTTTCAGCAGGTCTTTTGATAAGAGGATCACAATGCTCCGGACAGAGGATCCCAGGACTTTGCGCACACCAATTTCTTTGAAGCGTTTGATAGCTGTAAAGGATGCCAGCCCAAATAAACCCAGGCAGGCCACAAAGATGGCCAGCAGGGCAAACACAGAAAGTATGGTCTGCTGGCGGATATCTTTCTTATACAATTCATCAAACTGCTGATCCAGGAAACGGTATTCAAAGGGGTAGGCGGAAGCGGCGTTTTTATAGGCTTTTTCCACCAGGGCCACGCCGGCTTTAATATCGCCCGGTTCCAACCGGACAACAATCATGCGGCGGTCCCGGTTAGGTGCTATCACCAGGGGTTCAATATCGGTCTTGAGCGACTTAAAATTGAAATCCGCCAGCACGCCGATCACCCTTCTCCGGGCGGTATCCCGGACGGTATTCAGGATCCATTTACCAATGGCCTGCTCCGGCGTCCAGCCCAGGCGGGCAGCAGCCGTCTGGTTGATCAGTACGGCATCGGCTGTATCTGTTCTGAAAGCAGAAGAGAAATTCCTACCAGCAATGAGTTTCAGGCCCATTGTCTCAACAAATTCAAAATCGGCAAATTCAGTATTGCCGTACCATCGTCCCTCCTGGCCCTCCACTTCAAACATATGTCCATCAAAGAAACCACCGGGCTCGCCTGACATCATGGACACTGAGTGTACCCGGCTATCCCGCTGCAGCTCGTTTTTAAAAGCCTGCATATTGTTAAAAATATCAGCATTGTCAATGCGTACCAGCAGGGACTGTTGCTGGTGATACCCCAATTGCTGATCCTTTACATAATTCATTTGCCTGGTGATGATGAAGGTGCCGATCAGCAGGAATACGGAAATGCTGAACTGTACCACCACCAGTACCTGCCGGAAAGAAGCGCCGCCCTTGCCCAGTCGCATCTTGCCTTTCAGTGCCTGTATAGGCTGGAAGGCCGATAAAAAGAAGGCCGGGTAACTCCCTGCCAGGAAACCTGCTACCAGGATAACGCCTGCCAGGAAGCCATAAATGGGCCAGCTGTTCCAGGAGTTGATCAGTGGATAGCCCAGCAAACCGGTATACCAGGGCATAACCACAAACAGGAGGACTACCGACAGCGCGCAGGAGATGGCAGTGAGCATGACCGACTCACCTATGAACTGCCAGATGATATTATTGCGTAAGGCGCCCATGACTTTGCGGAGCCCAACTT from Candidatus Pseudobacter hemicellulosilyticus encodes the following:
- a CDS encoding LytTR family DNA-binding domain-containing protein, producing MINAIAIDDEPLALKVIQSLCDKSDSIHLEKTFTQPSEALKHLRKFPADLIFCDIHMPAMTGISLVKALQQKTMVIFTTAFSEYAAVSYELNAIDYLLKPINQKRFTQAITKAREYFDYINKKDQEPDKNLFIRADFSLVKIPLADILYIEGLADYLKIHIKDRKTIIARMPMKDMMEKLQSDDFIRVHRSFILPFSKIEAVRGNTIFIGDKEFPVGRTYADDFFNRFSS
- a CDS encoding sensor histidine kinase, coding for MKIKRFTIAIHALIWVLLLVIPYASTDQIFDALDPASNKKYLLLCLALSSVLIIIFYFNYYILIPRYLLPKKYWHYFSFLLLAIITVFVLSGIIFFFSAYTPGSLPETDPIIEKIIPVIIVNALLLWLLSIISSILWTIYNRLKQTESEKLSAQIASLKSQINPHFLFNTLNNIYATAIDTSPKAADMVDKLSEMMRYTMKDTQQDYVFLEDEINYISNYIELQKVRLDRRVRLEYNCPENIPALRIAPMLLVPFIENAFKHGVNSEQKSHIKIDISINKSEFQLSVANNKVNVQQDTSERSGLGIINTKRRLDLIYPSNHLLVINESGKDFFVSLYINLQ
- the metE gene encoding 5-methyltetrahydropteroyltriglutamate--homocysteine S-methyltransferase, coding for MQTHNLGYPRIGSQRELKKASEQYWAGKITAQQLMQAGSAIRQHNWQLQQQAGIDLVPCNDFSFYDQVLDTSLMAGAIPARYHALAQDKQLPHIDLLFAMARGYQQDGYDITAMEMTKWFDTNYHYIVPEFTANQQFTLFSNKVLHEFNEARQQGIHAKPVLLGPVSFLLLGKEKESGFHRLDLISRLLPVYLEVLGKLEAAGAYYIQLDEPCLTLNLSEKERGVFVQTYREISRQFPQLQLILASYFDCYGENLPMVLKLPVQVLHLDLVRCSAQLEDILATDMEHSRTILSLGIVDGRNIWKNDLEQSLALIKKVTDRLGKERIWLAPSCSLLHVPCDLDQEKNEAVLTPAIKKWLAFARQKIHEVVTLKQLLTGENSEAANQLLQENIAANKDRQTSSLIHDAAVKARVAAIRPADAARTSPFADRKPLQQAALQLPLFPTTTIGSFPQTAEVRSWRARWKKNELSPEAYDELIARETATSIRWQEEIGIDVLVHGEFERNDMVEYFGEQLKGFVFSQNGWVQSYGSRCVKPPIIYGDVSRPAPMTVRWTAYAQSLTGMPVKGMLTGPVTILQWSFVRNDQPRSETCTQIALAIRDEVTDLENAGIRVIQIDEPAIREGLPLRKEYWDNYLSWAVRAFRIAASGVQDSTQIHTHMCYSEFNDIIHQIADMDADVITIECSRSQMELLDAFAAFRYPNEIGPGVYDIHSPRVPSTHEMVQLMEKARAVIPAEQLWVNPDCGLKTRGWPETKAALEAMVAAAKSLRKELAVKA
- a CDS encoding NPCBM/NEW2 domain-containing protein gives rise to the protein MHYSRGSATKPSSMRSFILSISLFFLVSINFAQEPTLAGPSTKNVVRSAGEFVKAYHAGQASNRKQVKVVYFHGNDMDPLPNWEGRLTRILDDISRFYGEAFRQYGIPCEGVPFERSDDQYTIHFVRGDLPSRDYNENSGKVMETEIGRKTAGKIDLTRDHVLVLAGFSYKEGNNTYILHSPYYGTGNGQRGICFAVDCQVLDAQLLTDTVQRMKYNHANALRECTVAEFNSWFIGGIAHEMGHMFGLPHDFGNASELRTAEISLMGQFGSRHFRDYRWRGQQSAVISAAGILQLLSHPVFTQSSKELDLVPQPAYHWLSHEKNDSGVVIRTSLPEGDWPYACYTIHRTADLNEYFQQSTLHPLDTGRNLTFRLGKLQHGVHLLGIVSLYPNGFSHTDWKFFMVGSDGVSKAVQQNMDAFVDVQVLHNRLSKEKPGPDKDLKLQILRSILQPVAELEPALATGDRLSLADARWETGTVGWEKPMRNHFTTIWERTFFLQNQGKIYEKGLYAHAPSVYSFKLAKQWRRFTALAACQDDLIEAGIASFTVWGDGKLLYTSPDLTTAQQALVKIDVSEVDLLVLKAESTLPGNNGHCWSVWLNPLLER
- a CDS encoding ribonucleotide-diphosphate reductase subunit beta produces the protein MGLFDKRVQYKPFEYPEVLQYTAAINKSFWVHSEVDFTADFQDFHAHLTPAEQNAIKNSLLSIAQVEVAVKSFWGNLYNHFPKPELNGLGSTFAECEFRHSEAYSRLLEVLGYNNEFEQLVKVPVIQERINYLSEALAHTKSIDKKEYTVSLILFSLLIENVSLFSQFAIILAFTRFKGLMKNVSNIIAWTSVDEQIHANAGIYLINKIKEEYPEIFTPETLAQVKEVVKRSIETESHMLDWIFGAGEIDIVNKKDLTNFMKKRADDSLQQIGLDPIFHVTAQESGAMLWFEEEVFSNSLDDFFAKRPVEYTKFDKPISAHDLF
- a CDS encoding ribonucleoside-diphosphate reductase subunit alpha, coding for MTTLFETTTNPVAEQLPDIAGKYAQEKLWWKNEESEQILNRGYLLKGETVEGAIERICSAAAQRLYKPELKDAFKEMVERGWMSLSSPIWANMGTERGLPISCFNVHVPDHIEGITHKLGEVIMQTKLGGGTSAYFGALRERGSAVTDNGKSSGAVSFMRLFDTAMDTISQGGVRRGAFAAYMDIDHGDIEEFLSIKDIGHPIQNLFYGVCVPDYWMQDMIDGDMKKRQVWAKVLESRQQKGLPYIFFTDNVNRNKPQVYKDKNLTIHASNLCSEIMLPSTIDESFICCLSSMNLELYDEWKDTNAVKLAVFFLDAVLQEFIVKTEGNFYLEAANRFAKRHRALGLGVLGWHSYLQKNMIPFEGLRAKQLTASIFKDINEKAIKASKDLAWIYGEPDLLKGYGRRNTTLLAIAPTTSSSAILGQSSPGIEPFSSNYFKAGLSKGNFMRKNKYLKELLINKGIDNEDTWRSIMLNHGSVQHLKELNEVEKDVFKTFKEISQLEIVQQASIRQEYVDQSQSLNLNIPSDLPVKEVNKLLIEAWKLGVKTLYYQRSQSVSKEMVTSLVSCKSCEA